TTTTCAAGCTGCAAGTCCAACTGCCTTCAAAGCTTTTCGGAGGGagatatgatagaaatattttcaaaactacataatatgaCAACCAAAGTAGAACAGGACATTTTCATCCAATCTCTAATGGAAGTTAGTCCTGTTGAAAGAGAAAGATCCAGGCCTGGGTCATCATCTGAAAAGCCGAAAGCTTTTAGTGTAAGCTATTCCATTCTAACACAATGGCAAACGCACCAAGGtatgtaaaaatggatttatgaCAACTTATGGATACACTCCTAAACAGTGTTACCGTTTATCTCATTTTGTTGCAAGTAAATGAAATCCCAACTGACAACAGAGGAAAGAAACGTGTTTCAGGAAAATGCAATACCCCGGGTCTGTCCTCTGACTCGATTAAGGGCCCATGTTGAATCATTCCCAACAAAAACCCATTCACTATACAGGCAAAGATAAACAGTACTTCCTCAGcaaacttgaatttgaaaattatgtatgatatgttcataaaaaaaaaaccaaaacttttcTTACAACAACTTTGGGAAGTGAAAAAAGGCTCTCATACAAGTTCTTTTggacttattttaatgaaaactaaccCTGACATTGGTTTTGACCGACCAGTTAAAGATGCTTGTGTAACTTGCGAGGAActaaccttgaaaataaaaagtcctttttttAAACGAGAATGCCAAGCGAGTAGCTGTCGCCGAGTTAATGGTACACAAACGTAGAGCTAAAAAATTTTATGCCTCGTTGCAAGAAAACAACGGAAAAGTGCAAAAATGAGTTGACTAGTGTTGGGATCTGTATTGATTTTATGGCTAACGTAATCTCTACCTTGCATTCCTGTACAAGACACCTATTACTTCCGGCAGCTCACTGTTAACGTCTTTGGTGTGCATAATCTTTCAACAGGTGAATGTACAACTGTTATCTATCACGAGGGTAATGGAGGTAAGGGAGCTAACGAAGTTTGTACAATATTGGACTGGTACATCAAACACAAAaattgataatgatgtaaaaaaactttaatattgtttgGGGACAACTGTTTCAGAGACAGAACAAAAAACCACACCCTGGTAAGAATGATGATGtatttatgtgaaaataaaacGGTTTGATGAAGTAAAACTAGTGTTTCCAGTCCGAGGCCACTCGTTTTATGCCGAATGATAGAGATTTTGGGATAGTAAGAAGAAAATTGGGAAGAGAAGAAAGATACTATGATTTAGCTGAAGTCGAAGCTCTTATTCTTGGTTCATCGAAAATCGCTGGTAAATTCTCTGTCATCAAAATGAACTTTGACGATTTTATTGACTTCACTGCATGGTGGccagagttttacaaaaagaccAGCTATAAGTGACGATTCCCTATGGTAGAGATGTAccgaaaagacaaaaaataacattttcaatatcaaaatacaggGTAATGTCTTTTTCATCTGAGACGCCTCAACACGGTGCCAGTGTGACATGAACATTACCGGCTTGGCAACGGATTCCTTCAGATTGAGGAATGCAGAGATGCCGATCAGGGCTCCAACAAAAAAAGCCTATGCTACGGTACTTccgatcaacattaaaaaaatggaagatctgaaaaaaacaaaaaaatacattccagaagaaaaaatttgacttttgggACCAAATCCTGTCATGGCCTACCACATCAACCGCTGACGATGActtaaatattgtagtgtaaaaatattttctttgttatacaaCGTGTTCctagatataagatattttttatcattaaaataaaatgtatctaacaaaatgatttgtataatgatttttcccccatgatttgtaaaattgtaaaatagttttaccgcagaaaggaaacatgtcctatgtaaaaaaaaaattaataattagctctttaaaaatatttgattgactcaatttcaaaatatgatcttTAAAAGGTCAGTccatatagaataaaaaaataaatatttaaatatatgtatgtacatatggatttataaggttttttgtcgctcctgaaaagttggttaatttggacttgatgccCTTTCTGCAGTTTAGCGGTTTCAGTTATGATCCACATTCACAAGCCAGGAGAAACGTCGCGTTCGCCGATGCTGCTCCGATCGGAGGCGATTTCTTCAGTCGCTTTGTACAAGCCAgtaaatttaaatctgttttcaGTGGTCCATGCACTTAAGTAATTAATCAATGAATAGGGAAGTGCAGAAAATACTATTAAAGCAGTTAGTTGAAAGACGGTGTCAATTAACTGGTCATGTAATGTTCAAAAGCGTGTGTATTGTGCGAAATCGAAATTGTTTAATCAAGCGCacagaaaatttataactttgaaaataCATTCTCGCCAGCCACCGGCACTAAATGGGTTTCAACATTTATAGCCCACAATTACTGACAATATATAAGGGTTCAATATATTTCCTCGTTAAAAGGTATTCTgtaccaaatatatttaattgagagATAAGATAATTATCTCTATTTTGACAAATGTTGGAGCACGAAGTggaaatttttatacaattagtgAAACTTAGAGATAAAAGTAGTAATGTATATGTTTGTAGCACGTATTCAAAATTTCCATTAGCAATGAAAACTGCCTTTAAAAATAGTTACTTAAATGTTAATTGAATCTTTAGAGAAACCCTGAATATCgacaaatgtaattataaagaCAACTTTCTTTTCaagttaatttttgattttgaatCTTTTACAGTAAGTAACTTTGACTATTATGTGTTAGAATCTTAATAATGATGTTACAATCTATCTATGGATTGTTCATTTTAGCCCTCATTCACTGCAACATTAAATGATCCTCAATACACACAGTATATAGAAGAGTTCCATTCTAGAAGATCGTCACCTATATTCTCGTATTCGTTTTTTTGAATACTTCCAAAAGGTCAGTAAGAAAGAAATAGGCCTGCAGTAATTGAAGCCACTTTGTACCACCACCGAGCTATAACTCACTGCGTCTTGGTCCAGTTGTGTCAAGGTGGAGACCTCTGACCCCTTGGACGTTTCGACAGTCCGAACCAGTTTTTGCCCGCGCCCCCAGTCGACCACGGCCGCCACACACGTCGCAGTAACAGACTACCCGTTACTTACCGCCGGGGCGCTGTACTTGTACTGCGGTAGCCTGAGCTACTACGCGAATATTGAAAACGCCACGTCCCAGCCAGAATTGATTTGTAGTGGTATGTGTGATTATGGCTTGTTGGATATCAGAATTGCATTGTACCTTTTCTCAGATAGTTTGGGTTTGTTTAATATGCTCTGTTGAGGTCAAATATCGCAATTACTCTTCTAATCTAAGGACCTGAGAATGCTTTCCAGCCTTCTTTAAAACCTCCATGTTTACCttctaagatttttttaattttcatatacgTAGCAAATTTTGTCACATGTCATAAAAACAGTATTGACCATTTTGATAAACTTTAGCACTAAACAGAAGTTGACTACTAAACAGTGGTACGGTTGATAGTGTTTGTAATCTgtgttattgaataattttgcaAGATTTCTAGTGGTTGCCTCGTATTTTTTTGGGGGGTATTTCAATGGCACCAGCGGAACTGTTTTTacgagcaaaaaaaaaaaaaaaaaactactgtgctggtgaagaaaattttaaatatcattttcgTAGAAAGaacatgaaataatatgaatagtGGAATACCTCTTCCGTAGAATTTTGAGACTAATAATCTTGAACTCCTAACtgtcctaaaaaataaaaaagtgagatgtaactaattaaaaacttaaataatattttaaagtgtgaaaaatgttaatggatttttaattaacaatctaaaataatttttctcgaGTGTtcctaaaaactaattatttttactttaactatATTTGAGTAAACATCACGTTTTTGGAGGAAAGTACATGTATCTTTCAAGTTAACGAATCATAGAATGCGTTAATCGAACTTAGAACCTAATGTCATTTTCAATCGTCtagtttgaaaatttagtacgtaGGCTATTATAGTCGGTGTATCAATCTACAACAAAAAACCTAGATAATTTGAACCAATATAAAAGCTCTGTCAACtcctaaaacaaatttttgagccttgtgttatattttattttatgacaagGTTAAGTTTgcatataaagataaaattatatgttcatACATTCATTTTTCAAATGGATACAACAAAATTgtgacaataatttataaataatttatttaagagggCATTCCTTGTAATGTCCAAGTTATTGTGCAGATAAATCCAAGTAACTCCCCACAACAAGTACGAGTAACAATAATCTATAAAACATTACATCTAGAGTTGTAGCTTGTGTATAATACCGATATACGTACATACAAGATTCTCGGTATGATTAAATATCATGTTCAAGTAAAATAGTCTGGTTTCCCAGGCAGATCTTTTATGAGATGTATTTACATTCTGTTCAGATATACGAACGAACACTTTTCTTAAATTCAACTAGTAACAATTGAGACTATATCATTCCATTATGTTCTCCTTTGAAATTACAGGTGGACTTATAAGGACAAAATATCCACAGTGCAAAATGAGGGTGCTTTCCTGGTGGGGAGTGTTTATCGTAAGATACCCGAATTAGCTGCCATAGTTATTATGGAGCCATTCTCATTGATTATCTTGCTTTGGAAAGGAACTGTGTCCACTATGAAAACCGGATGCTCACAATGCAGTTTTAATTAAGCACTTTGGAAGACCACCCGTCAAAGCTATTGCAACACCTTCTCCTATCGGAAACAAGTGAGATTCTAAAAGCTAGAGTACGTGGAGTTAAAGTTTTGCCTTGGCCAACTTCTTATGGATTTCTAGCTGTGGAATTTCCAAACATACCTATTCAAAGAGCATTTAGAAAACTAGGAGGGCTTTTCTTCTTTTCCtgccaaaaaataataaaaaaaacattgagagAAAAATACAGTTTCATTTCAACATGATCAAACAAGGAAGGATGAAAAACCCTGCTACAGGTTTTCTAAGTTGAGGTCACATTAGGACATCCCTTCATGTAGAAAATATACGAGTAGACCTGCAAAAGAAGTATTCGATGTTGTTCTCGAATAAGACAAGTCCGTCTATAATGTGATGGCAAAACATTGGAGTTAATTTATTGGCCAACCACCAAACTCAATCTCAGTTACATGGAGACACTGAGTGTTTTCTCTCTAAGATTCGGTGACATATGAAGATGTGGTAGGTATAGTCCGGCAAGAACCGTCCATTTTCTTAATTGGACTTTGTTATTCTCAGACAGTGGAATACACTCCGACATATATTTTAGTCCTTTAATTATCCTCTTCTCCAGTGGCCTTTTCGTTAGTAGAATTACTTAAAATGTTCGATTCAACTCAGACAACCGGAAGCACGCACCAGGTACGTTGAGATTTTGGCTCATTGTCGACTGTGCTAAGAACGTCACACTTCTAGGGCCTGTCAAAATTGTGTTGTTCTCTCGTTTGCTTACTTAGATGAAGCTCAGGACTTGCCAGAGTGTCAATTGTTCCCGCTTGCTAATTAGCATCGTTTTGAGAGTTAAAGAGGTCTTGAGAATATGTAACGAGCTTCTGTTATGGAGTATGACAGTTTTTGGAGTGCCATGTTCGTCGTGTACAATATAGTTCAATAGAGGATATTAAATACCACCCACACGTGTAGGTATCGGATAAACTAATTAGGGATCATAATTATGGGTACACGCACGCATCctatcaatcttataatttcctTCCCATTAACTTTTTGTTGcttgaaatgtatatataaaaatataagttttcacCAGGAAGATATTCTTTGGCCGATGGCTTTATTGGATGAGAGTCCTATTTACTTTATTTCCTGCTGCTAAAGGTAGGTCAGGATTGTtatccctaaaaaaaaaaaaaatatttcactgagtataaaaagaagaaaagttaTGGATGAAATGTTGGTATTGGTAAATTGTCAGTACAATCacgtatttaaatatgtaaatatctcTGAACCACAATAGACCATTAGATTCTTCTACCTATTTTCCCCTTTTACTAATATGTCATTATTGTAATCACAAAAGATTAGACCGTTTCGTTTCACTATCCTTAAAAAAAGAAGACAGTAAAAGACAACCAAGCACAGATATCCAATGTCACCTTACCAGATAAGAAAGGTCATGCACTAAGTAACAGCACCGAATCCTAGATTCATAATGGATTTTCCCCTAGGCCTACGTAAGATTCCAATCGACCAAACTTATCGGGCTGTGAGATGTGCATTTCCATAAACCTTGAATAAATTGATTTGCATGTTCCCAGGAGGTTCCGCCTACTCCGTTGGTCAGTTTACGTAGTATTGGCCATAAACCAGTAGGTTGCGCCACTCTCTACGTGTGCGTGTGTGTACGCGCGTGCCGAGCTAGATGTGTTTACACCCCGTCGGTCGCTAGCACAAAAACTAGCACAGGCTGCAAGACCGGAGATTAATGTTAGCGCAAAGTGTAAGACCATGTTGCAGTAATGGATATGCCAAAACGGTCTTTGCTTTCTCTTTACTACCACTTCTGATATTATTTGCCTTTTAATGTAAAGCTTTCTGCTCCAATACAAGTGTTACATGAACAGAAATGTTTATTGTGACTTAATGACAATTATGGACAGTTTCAGCTACTCAGCCCTTCCTTGCCATTCCAGTCGATGTTGTAACTGTTTTTTATATGAAACTGAGCATTTGTGTTAAACGTTTAACTGTACTACCCTTTTATACGTCGTATATATTCACAAGTAACACCTGTAAACTGTCCCAAATAAATGAACCAAATTTATTATTGTCTATCTGTTTATCGTATATATAAAAAACTGACCaaaacctatagacttgaaatccTGAATTAATTCTCACttatatataggcaacactaAATTTGACGATGGTGCATgacactccattggatttggctgattgttatctaatatatttttacattgtgcttACAGTTATCCATGATAACAATGGTAAAAtgccaataaaataaatgattaagaCATCTGAGTACAATTGTAtggtatttaaatatgtaatagttaCACAAATCATGTCCAAAAGCTTGATTTTGGCGCATTTTTGCGTTGTAGCATGCGAATTTCCTTACTCCTAACTCAGTAAAGCAAAATGGTGCAAGTCATATAGAAAAAGGTTTTTCTCTAgactttataaagttttttattaaacttcaattatacatagacaagaattattGGTTCTATGGTGTTGTATGTTCAACCATGTAATTTGCCTGCCGGGGTTTGAAAAAGGGTCTTTTCTGCATGATACCTGCCTGCGTATCTGTTCGAAGGACTCCTTGAGCATGAAATCAGCTATAGACAGCATGCATACTCAGTGTAAACTGTTACGTGCCATACGTGTTACATCTCAAAATAAACAGGGTAGCAActataatgttacaattaatgTAAGATACATTGCGTAAAATCATCGTTTTAATGTAGAGGGAGAAAATAAAGTACCCCCCTTTTCCAAATACCTCCTAAGGTCGTTAGCAAATAAAATAAGTGACTATAGGGAAGTGTAGTACGTTCCCTAAAGTTCATTTCAAAGTACCGTTTCATTTTATCCTATTTTACAAATTGAATGGGAATGGGAAAATGaggaaatttaacattttttattggttCCCGTCACTTCCCGTCACCACTGACAAAAAGAAACAGATTAAGCTAAAATATGACCACAAATTACCACAAACCTTAATCAAGTAATCTTTCTGGACATGTTCTatacaaaaataatcttataCGTTGTATACTATTACATATCCTATTCCAAAAAAGGCGTTGAGTATTCTTATACACAATAGACACAAGCGTTTCTAATTTGTAACTGCCTCTTTGAATTGGAGGgagatgaaaacattttaaattatttaaaattgttctcaTTAAATATTCTCATTTGGATTCTGatttaatgcaattttatttcatGGAGTTTATAAGAcagaaggaaaattttaaatctatggCCTCCCtctaatgaaaaaaagaaaataacaataactaaattgttttaaaggaTTACTGGGGTTTGTaccacaaaacattttattttaaaagtatagtcCCCTGCcatgaaaatgatttatttactgtGCAGGAACTAGAGCAAAGGTTAATTATTTCACTCTGAAAGCAGATAAATTTATTCCTAGACTGTTGGAAAGCAGCGCCCGCACACGCGCCACTTTACGGACAATATCTCACCCTTGGCTTTGACCTCGATAACAGGAATACATTACTGATAATATTCTCCTTCTATATTAtctattctatattatattaagtaagcCATGCCTGATTGATcaactacatttatattattaacgtAACCTAATGGAAAGCATAAcggtattttatttcaataccaaaatttcaaaaatataaaaattatcaatacgCCTGCACTAGAAAAAGTGGCCTGAACAAAAATGAATATGTAAGGACCAGTACACTTTCTCTTACAGCAAGATAGGGATCGGCTGGTGTTTGGGATGTGTGTTGGAAACAATTTTGTACGGACGAGCACGTACTTATAAGGCAATATAATTGATACgcaacattataaattaaaatattggtaagACTCCTTTATCTTTACacctgaaattatattttttctggaggtagcaaatttattaatttattacaagaaaGTGGTACaccatatattttatatccataatagttttgttttgctGTATATCGACTACATCTGAATTTTTCTCGATATATTTACATATACGCAGTAAAGTTATGATAGCTCAATAGATCACGGAAATAGaccaaaattttattactttttattttttcaacaaagatctttttctatttatgttatttccttaaggtaaaataaattaagcattttgCTGGAACAACTGTTATAACTCATCACTCaaattctaagaacaaaacacataaatttgcGCTATTTATGCAATCAGTAGAAATCAGTGGTCTAATTATGCAGAGAATCGTCGCCCACAGCTCAGCCCTATGTTACAAACGATGATGAAATGACGCTTTTCCCTGCTTTGTACACTAATATAAGTAAAGTGCAGTTAGAATTTgaaatgcttaatttatttttaacatgtccAATAATAATGAACGCCACAGTTTTACACAAACATTGACTTGCATTCATACTATCTAAATATTTTCCTACCacaaagagaaaatataaatacgcGGCCTCACATGTTAATACCATAATGCAATTAGAAGCATTAAAGTTAACAAGTATACAACTATAAGGGCTGACAATCGATGGGTAGTATCTGCCTGACAGGACGCTAGTAGTTACAGGATTAACAAAAATGACAATTGAAAATCTGCAACTTcgatggtaaaataaataaaacattactataatatttgttCTGATAAAGAATATATTGAGAATTTTGGCTTACCTACCACAATGGTTCctgttaaaaatcaataaatgaaaatattttgagtgTTATTCTTTACAAGTCCAAAGCTGTTATTTTCTAAACCGTTTATATTCTGCTAAATCAAAGAAATGGTTATGTGGGTGGGGCATATGATCAGCTTCAAGTTTTGAGGTTTTATAAAAGCAGGATACTAAAAATGTTAATGCTAATGCATAAGTGAACGGAACTTCATAACTTACATTTCTGAAGACTTTACGTTCCTCAGCAATGCTATTGAATATAGCAATATCAGTATTGAATATTCCAGCTCTTAGATCGTGCACTTTAGGTACGTTCTTGTGTAACTGGTTACAGAAAATTGAACAGCCTTCCCGAGCTAGTGAGAATAGAAATATATTAGATTGTGACAAATATGGAACGCAAAATATGTAATATGATGAATTTTTCATAAGTATTTCATCTACTTGTTAATTATGAATCATAAGAAGTACGAGAAGACTAAAAGTTCTGGATATGTGACTAAATAAATTACCAAGGGAAGCTATAGACTTAAGCGACCATTGGAACCTAATCATACATCCGCTTAATGTGTACTCGAACGTAATTACATATGGGATAAATGTAATTTCCTGCAAAAGTCAAAAAACGTTAGATGGTAGCTGCAATGTATTTGATTGATTATTGGTTCAAACCATCGTTAAGTACAAAAGTCATAACCTTTGGAATCTGAATAAATGTATCTATTTTGTCCCAATAAATGAAGTAATGCTTCTCGGAATGTTGTTGTGCTTTCCATGATTGCAAGGGTTAtagtttttcttaatatttattcaagCTAATGAACTGACCACAACAGAATGTGAAACACTGTAGTAATATACTCTATGATAGTAGAACGATATAATAATTACCAGCAACTACGCTTTTCTTAGATTCACAGCAAAGTCAAATTTGTTTATCTGATCACTAGCTTCAGGTTATAATTAGATTGATTGGACTCATAGACCGTTATGGCAATAGAAAGTAGAGCACACCGGTGAGGGCTTGAGTGGGGGAGGGTGGTTACCTGGAGCTTGCTAGAACGCAGCTGGAGCTGTTTGTCCAGAGTCAGCTGCACCTTCTCTGTTTGTCCTGGAGTAAGTGGAGCTTATCAGTCCAGGTGTCCTCGCATCCTCCCGTCAATCACCTTAGTCTCACATCTATGTGCCGGATATCAGAGCAATGTCTGGCTGTTAATCGGTGCCAAACTGCCTGGGAGTTCCGCAAGGATTAGGATACTACCAGTGAAGTAGAGAGAAATTGTATGTTCTAGGACAACCGTTACACGGCCAAGGGTCACACAACATCAAACAcaaaggtcaatgacccctcgcccccctccaccccccctcgcccacagaggtcaatgacccctcgcccccctccaccccctcgcccacagaggtcaatgacccctcgcccccctccaccccctcgcccacagaggtcaatgacccctcgcccccctacCACCCCctctcgcccacagaggtcaatgacctccGCGCGGTGttcccctccaccccctcgcccacagaggtcaatgacccctcgtcGGCCCCCCCTCCACCCACCCCCCCTCGCCcaacagaggtcaatgacccctcgcccacctcgcccccctccacctccAGAGGTCAATGACCTTTCAAGGTCATTCGATGACCTTGACTTTGGATTTCAAGGTCACActatgaccttgaccttggacttcaaggtcacccgatgaccttgaccttggacttcaaggtcacacccgatgaccttgaccttggacttcaaggtcacttAATAGCCTTGACCTTCAGTTGTAAGAACGTTTCGTCATAACACTTGAgtcgtcatacaactgtgacaACACCTGGCTATACGTAGTtttacttatgatgtaatatttatgacgtaAATATGAGATCATTGTAATAGTTTGTGGTATTACTGATATTGTATGTTGGCACAAGACATGCGCAGGAAGTAGTTTTCCTTCTGgagtttttgattcattaatattaataaagcggATGACCAGAGTGATTAAGCCCACGCGCAGTGCAATTTTGTtgcaacagtataataataagtatttattcactATGGTAATGGATTCAACGAAGTGCGTGTAAAGTAAACAAGTGTAGTTATGCAACGTGTGATACAGCCTTGAGGTTTCTTTATAAGCTGAGGAGGAAGTTTTACCCAACAGTGTTCTGTTCATGCTTTCCAAGACACTTCTAATATACAGGTATGTATTTCATACAAATTACGTTCCATTATTTTCtacgtttttttgaaaaatatattgtttttccaaaaactaactattggtaaattatttacaaattgtgttaaactagtattaatttggttttattaaatagatgaaaacagtgcattttaaattttgtaatttaaaaaatattaaatttcttttgtattgattattaacgattttaatttttgtgttttagaaatGGATTCTGAAACAGTCGTTGACTTGACACAATCCGAAGAGCATTCTTCAATACTACGTAAGCTTCTAAGTACTCCTCCACCTCCACCACTTAAACAGCAACAGcaaacagcaacagcaacagaaacagcaacagaaacagcaacagcaacagcaaaCAGCAGCTGACACAACAACCGTCTACTTCTTCATCTTTCGGTACGTCAGCAATGATGAGTTTCTTAACATTGACACAGATTATAGAAAATTTGTGGATGATTGGGTTTCGAAGTTTGGATAGTTGGGAACAATTGGTTAGTCaactgaaaaaaatcaaaagacaTATGCATGAACCCTATAGCAGTACAACtgctatttatttttcaaaacttatgtGATTCTTTGACTAAATATTACCTAGTAGAAAATAATGACTTATCTGCAGATaaacaggtttattatttattagaagagCACACGTATGACatgttattaagtatttttgatgatgtattaaaaaatgttactaatgtttcgtttccactaaatattgtacaaaagatTCAGGATATCGGAAGAagtagattaatagaattagaaggtAATACTGAACAAAAAGATGagtaaaaaattgagaaaaggaGTTTAAAAAGACCAAAAAGTGATTATTCGTCTGATTCAGATCAACTAAACtttgatgatgacgatgatgaggTTGAcaaatttgctaaattatttaaccataaaaataataaatccttattCATATCACAACATTTACAGTACCAGTCTGGcgatcaaaaaagaaaaaatatcaacACCTGGCGAGACTGGtactcatttaattaaaattgaaatcaccgatgttaaagatttgaaaaaatgtaaa
This genomic stretch from Homalodisca vitripennis isolate AUS2020 unplaced genomic scaffold, UT_GWSS_2.1 ScUCBcl_7067;HRSCAF=14579, whole genome shotgun sequence harbors:
- the LOC124374040 gene encoding formin-like protein 14 → MTPRPPTTPSRPQRSMTSARCSPPPPRPQRSMTPRRPPLHPPPLAQQRSMTPRPPRPPPPPEVNDLSRSFDDLDFGFQEMDSETVVDLTQSEEHSSILRKLLSTPPPPPLKQQQQTATATETLYDDSSCYDETFLQLKVKAIK